One window of the Candidatus Methylomirabilota bacterium genome contains the following:
- the shc gene encoding squalene--hopene cyclase, with protein MEETASHIDKSLLDEAIEQARSRLLAIQDPAGFWAAELEADSTLTSEYLMLRYLLGKVDETKQRKAAAYLRDTQLPDGGWSIYHGGPSHLSTTVKAYFALKLCGHPKTEPFMRRAREVILSQGGLFRANVFTKFTLALFGQFDWRGVPAMPIELFLLPQGSLFNMHAISYWSRTVLTPLMIIFAHKPITPVPAGADLAELRGGNVPKHDYWFPKDSQPLSRRNLFLAADRMLRWYEWHPIPHFRRLAMERATAWMLRRMGEGGLGGIYPAMANSVIALRCLGYEVEHSLVARAFKQIEALEVEDNRTLHVQPCFPPSWDTCLAVNALIASGLPTDHPALISACEWLLSKQTRTMGDWKVRAPEAEPGGWYFQFENEFYPDVDDSAVVMTALIKTDLPDQATKDAALAQALKWVLPMQSSDGGWASYDKDNNKLFLNEIPFADHKALLDPPTADLTGRMLEMLGHLGWSNAAPVAQRAIAFLKREQEPAGCWFGRWGVNYIYGTWSVLAGLRAIGERMDQPYIRRAVDWLISHQNPDGGWGESCYSYENPRTAGQGPSTASQTAWALLGLLHAGVVRHPAVERGIDYLLRTQCADGGWEEREFTGTGFPRVFYLRYHLYRLYFPLWALSLYRTLLQKAASGHNEDGANRSD; from the coding sequence CTGGAAGAGACCGCCTCGCACATCGATAAGAGCCTGCTTGACGAGGCGATCGAACAGGCCCGGTCCCGGCTTCTGGCCATACAAGATCCTGCAGGCTTCTGGGCAGCAGAACTAGAGGCCGACTCCACACTTACCTCAGAGTACCTCATGCTCCGTTACCTGCTCGGCAAAGTGGATGAAACCAAGCAGCGGAAGGCTGCAGCCTACCTACGCGATACGCAACTGCCGGATGGCGGCTGGAGCATCTACCATGGCGGGCCGAGCCACCTGAGTACTACGGTCAAGGCCTATTTCGCGCTAAAATTGTGCGGCCACCCCAAAACCGAGCCGTTCATGCGGAGGGCCCGAGAGGTTATTCTAAGTCAGGGCGGGCTCTTTCGTGCTAATGTCTTCACTAAGTTTACCCTCGCCCTCTTCGGTCAATTCGATTGGCGCGGCGTCCCGGCTATGCCGATCGAGCTGTTTCTCCTCCCCCAAGGGTCGTTGTTTAATATGCATGCGATCTCCTACTGGTCCAGAACGGTCCTGACCCCATTGATGATCATCTTCGCCCACAAACCGATCACGCCGGTCCCTGCCGGCGCCGATCTCGCGGAGCTTCGTGGGGGGAACGTGCCGAAGCATGACTACTGGTTTCCCAAGGATTCCCAGCCGCTTTCGAGGCGAAACCTTTTCTTAGCCGCCGACCGGATGCTCCGTTGGTATGAGTGGCATCCGATACCCCACTTCCGTCGGTTGGCGATGGAGCGGGCCACGGCTTGGATGCTTCGCCGAATGGGGGAAGGTGGCCTCGGCGGGATCTATCCGGCCATGGCAAACTCGGTCATCGCGCTGCGCTGTCTGGGCTACGAGGTCGAGCACTCTTTGGTGGCAAGGGCCTTCAAGCAGATCGAAGCCCTCGAGGTGGAAGATAATCGGACGCTCCACGTACAGCCCTGTTTCCCCCCGAGCTGGGACACCTGTCTGGCGGTGAATGCGCTGATTGCCTCGGGGTTGCCGACCGATCACCCTGCGCTTATCAGCGCGTGCGAATGGCTGCTCTCGAAGCAGACCCGAACGATGGGGGACTGGAAGGTCAGGGCCCCGGAGGCCGAGCCGGGCGGCTGGTACTTTCAGTTCGAGAACGAGTTCTATCCCGATGTCGACGACAGCGCGGTGGTGATGACCGCCCTGATCAAGACCGATCTTCCTGACCAAGCGACGAAAGACGCGGCGCTCGCACAGGCACTCAAGTGGGTCCTCCCGATGCAGTCAAGCGATGGAGGCTGGGCATCATACGATAAGGACAACAACAAACTGTTCCTGAACGAGATCCCCTTCGCGGATCACAAGGCGCTGCTCGACCCGCCTACGGCGGACCTGACCGGACGGATGCTTGAGATGCTCGGTCACCTGGGGTGGAGCAATGCAGCCCCTGTGGCTCAACGCGCGATCGCGTTCCTCAAGCGCGAGCAGGAACCGGCAGGGTGCTGGTTCGGCCGATGGGGAGTCAATTACATTTACGGCACCTGGTCGGTTCTGGCGGGCCTTCGAGCCATCGGAGAGCGGATGGACCAGCCGTACATCCGGCGAGCTGTTGACTGGCTGATCAGTCATCAGAACCCCGACGGCGGCTGGGGGGAATCATGCTATTCCTACGAGAACCCCCGAACAGCCGGCCAGGGCCCCAGTACCGCCTCACAAACCGCCTGGGCGCTCTTGGGACTCTTGCACGCGGGCGTCGTACGACATCCCGCGGTGGAAAGGGGTATCGACTACCTCCTCCGGACTCAGTGCGCGGATGGAGGGTGGGAGGAACGAGAATTCACTGGAACAGGATTCCCCCGCGTCTTTTATCTTCGGTATCATCTCTACCGTCTTTACTTTCCGCTCTGGGCCCTTTCCCTGTATCGCACCCTTCTGCAGAAGGCCGCCTCCGGCCATAATGAAGACGGCGCAAACCGCTCGGACTAG
- a CDS encoding efflux RND transporter periplasmic adaptor subunit codes for MGSPDLSKLSIDRTAARAPRARRRRWPWAVGLALLVAGAVLGFSGGLSGPVTVETASVTTAYPSQAVTALNATGYVVAQRKAAVASKATGRLEWLGVMEGTHVKKDEAIARLESRDVAAAREQAAANVKVTEANLDQAQAELLDAERNLARWRELSQNKLISELELDTAVARADKARAAVRSSAAAIAVARANLKAADVSFDQTLIRAPFDGVVLTKNANVGDNITPFSSAIDTKGAVVTIADMSTLEIEADVAESSLGRIKVGQPCEIQLDAVPDTRFAGMVNRIVPTVDRAKATVMVKIGLVDHDERVLPDMSAKVAFLEREVALADRKPVTAVPRQAVVERDGMKVVFILKDGRAMRTKVETGRALGDLVEVSGVPVGEKVVLTPLDRLTDGTRVKVDRK; via the coding sequence GTGGGTAGTCCCGATCTCTCAAAACTGAGCATTGACCGGACCGCGGCCCGCGCCCCGCGCGCACGCCGACGGCGGTGGCCTTGGGCGGTGGGTCTCGCCTTGTTGGTCGCCGGGGCGGTCCTGGGATTCTCCGGCGGCCTCAGCGGGCCTGTGACCGTGGAGACCGCCTCGGTGACGACCGCGTATCCGTCGCAGGCGGTCACCGCGCTGAACGCCACCGGCTACGTCGTTGCGCAGCGCAAGGCCGCGGTGGCGTCGAAAGCGACGGGACGTCTCGAATGGCTCGGCGTAATGGAAGGCACCCACGTCAAGAAGGATGAGGCCATCGCGCGGCTTGAGAGTCGCGACGTCGCAGCGGCCCGCGAACAGGCAGCGGCAAACGTTAAGGTCACTGAGGCGAACCTCGATCAGGCGCAGGCCGAGCTGCTCGACGCCGAACGCAACTTGGCGCGCTGGCGCGAGCTGTCACAGAACAAGCTTATCAGCGAATTGGAACTCGACACCGCGGTGGCGCGAGCCGACAAGGCGCGCGCGGCGGTGCGCTCGAGCGCGGCTGCCATTGCAGTCGCGCGGGCAAATCTCAAGGCGGCGGACGTCTCGTTCGACCAGACATTGATCCGCGCGCCTTTCGACGGGGTGGTGCTCACTAAGAACGCAAACGTCGGCGACAACATTACCCCGTTCTCGAGTGCCATCGACACCAAGGGCGCGGTCGTGACCATCGCCGATATGTCGACGCTTGAGATCGAAGCCGACGTGGCGGAGTCCTCGCTCGGTCGGATTAAGGTCGGCCAGCCGTGCGAGATTCAGCTCGACGCCGTGCCCGATACGCGCTTTGCCGGCATGGTGAACCGGATCGTACCGACCGTCGACCGCGCGAAGGCGACGGTAATGGTCAAGATCGGGCTTGTGGACCACGACGAGCGCGTACTGCCGGATATGAGCGCGAAGGTCGCATTCCTCGAGCGCGAGGTTGCGCTGGCCGATCGGAAGCCGGTCACCGCCGTCCCGAGGCAGGCGGTCGTCGAGCGCGACGGTATGAAGGTCGTCTTCATCCTGAAAGACGGCAGGGCGATGCGCACCAAGGTCGAGACCGGCCGCGCGCTCGGTGATCTGGTCGAGGTAAGCGGCGTCCCGGTCGGGGAGAAGGTCGTCCTTACGCCTCTCGACAGGCTCACCGACGGTACGCGCGTCAAGGTAGATCGGAAGTGA
- a CDS encoding ABC transporter ATP-binding protein, producing the protein MDETASPLPLIAIRNVAKSYRRGGQIVPVLTDITFEVRAGDFLGLMGPSGSGKSTLLNLIAGIDKPDAGQILFDDVDITRLSETELADWRAGTVGFIFQFYNLIPVLTAFENVELPLTLTRLTRRERREHVEAALALVDLSDRMVHYPSELSGGQQQRVAIARAIITDPRLIVADEPTGDLDRHSAEEVLTLMDRLNTDLGKTIVMVTHDRRAADQAHAIMYLDKGELSTATDVHERSLR; encoded by the coding sequence GTGGATGAGACCGCCTCTCCGCTGCCGCTGATCGCCATTCGCAACGTCGCGAAGTCCTACCGACGCGGCGGGCAGATCGTGCCGGTGCTGACCGACATCACATTCGAGGTACGCGCGGGTGACTTCCTCGGCCTGATGGGTCCATCGGGATCCGGCAAGTCGACGTTGCTCAATCTGATCGCCGGTATCGACAAGCCAGACGCCGGACAGATCCTCTTTGATGATGTCGATATCACCCGGCTGTCGGAGACCGAGCTCGCGGACTGGCGCGCGGGTACGGTCGGCTTCATCTTCCAGTTTTACAACCTGATACCGGTCCTGACGGCCTTCGAGAACGTCGAGCTGCCTCTCACGCTGACGCGTCTCACCCGCCGTGAGCGGCGCGAGCACGTGGAAGCGGCGCTCGCGCTTGTCGACCTGTCTGACCGCATGGTGCACTATCCTTCGGAGCTCTCCGGCGGGCAGCAGCAGCGTGTCGCGATCGCGCGCGCGATCATTACCGACCCGCGGCTGATCGTAGCCGACGAGCCGACCGGCGATCTTGACCGCCACTCGGCCGAGGAGGTGCTTACGCTCATGGATCGCCTGAACACCGACCTCGGCAAGACGATCGTGATGGTCACACACGACCGCCGTGCCGCCGATCAGGCCCATGCGATCATGTATCTCGATAAGGGCGAGCTGTCGACGGCGACCGATGTGCACGAGCGGTCGCTAAGGTGA
- a CDS encoding ABC transporter permease, giving the protein MQFLKLILRNALRHRLRTALTLLGLVVAILSFGLLQTVVDAWYAGAAGAAPTRLVTRNSVSLVFHLPLSYRDQIRAVDGVRAVSHATWFAGIYQDPKNFFPQFAIEPRTYFAMYPEYLIAPEEFAAFLRDRKGGVIGRKLASTYHLKVGDALPLRGTIYPGTWEFTVRAIYDGADTKTDTSQMFFHWEYLNETMKKRTGRQTDQVGVYLVDVTDIDRVAEVSRAIDAVFKNSLAETLTETERAFQIGFVKQTEALVIAIRVVSYVVIVIILAVMANTMAMTARERLSEYATLKVLGFSPVYIAALIVGESVAIAAIGAAIGIAATFPVSDWFAAKVGTLFPVFKVSGETVALQILCALGIGIVAAAVPGRRAATIKIVEGLRAIG; this is encoded by the coding sequence ATGCAGTTCCTGAAGCTCATCCTCCGCAACGCGCTGCGCCACAGGCTGCGCACTGCGCTCACGCTGCTCGGACTGGTTGTCGCGATCCTCTCGTTCGGGCTGTTGCAGACAGTCGTGGACGCGTGGTACGCGGGTGCGGCTGGCGCGGCCCCGACGCGGCTCGTGACGCGCAACTCCGTCTCGCTGGTCTTTCATCTGCCGCTCAGCTATCGTGACCAGATCCGCGCCGTCGACGGGGTGCGCGCTGTATCGCACGCCACCTGGTTCGCCGGCATCTATCAGGATCCGAAGAACTTCTTCCCGCAGTTCGCCATCGAGCCGCGCACCTATTTCGCTATGTATCCCGAATATCTCATCGCACCGGAGGAGTTTGCAGCCTTTCTGCGCGACCGCAAGGGTGGCGTCATCGGCCGCAAGCTAGCCAGTACATATCACCTTAAGGTCGGCGACGCTCTGCCGCTGCGCGGGACAATCTACCCCGGCACCTGGGAGTTCACGGTACGTGCTATCTACGATGGCGCCGACACCAAAACCGATACCTCGCAGATGTTCTTTCACTGGGAGTATCTCAACGAGACGATGAAAAAGCGCACCGGGCGCCAGACCGATCAGGTCGGCGTCTATCTTGTCGACGTCACCGACATCGACCGCGTCGCCGAGGTGAGCCGCGCGATCGACGCCGTGTTCAAGAACTCGCTTGCCGAGACGCTGACCGAAACCGAGCGGGCGTTCCAGATCGGCTTTGTCAAGCAGACCGAGGCGCTGGTCATTGCGATCAGGGTCGTGTCCTATGTGGTGATCGTCATTATCCTCGCGGTCATGGCAAATACGATGGCGATGACCGCCCGCGAGCGGCTCTCCGAGTATGCGACACTCAAAGTCCTCGGGTTTTCGCCCGTTTACATCGCAGCGCTTATCGTTGGCGAATCGGTCGCAATCGCCGCTATCGGAGCGGCGATCGGCATTGCGGCCACATTTCCGGTCAGCGATTGGTTTGCAGCAAAGGTCGGCACGCTGTTCCCAGTATTCAAGGTAAGCGGCGAGACCGTCGCACTACAGATCCTTTGCGCGCTTGGCATCGGGATCGTCGCGGCGGCCGTACCCGGGCGGCGGGCGGCAACGATAAAGATCGTCGAAGGGCTCCGCGCGATCGGGTGA
- a CDS encoding ABC transporter permease, with amino-acid sequence MPIPISYSVRNLWARKYTTALTAGGMALVVFVFAAVMMLDAGLKKTLVATGQPNNILVTRRSSGTEIQSGVSRAQAAIIESQPEIALGPGGTRMASKEVVVLITQPKRGTGVPTNVTVRGVGAEGLAIRPQVGVISGRMFRPGSTEITVGRSIAERFDGTGIGERLRFGGRDWTVVGVFDAGGSAFDSEVWGDGEQMLQAFRRTAFSSVAARLADPSQFEALKRRLESDPRLTLDVKRERTFYEEQSQAMSNFISYLGLTLSVIFSVGAMIGAMITMYAAVATRTSEIGALRVLGFRRGSILVAFLAEALFLGLTGWVVGLTFASAMQLVQISTMNWQSFSELAFRFTLTPEIVGKSLMFALTMGLAGGFLPAVRAARLKIVDALRTA; translated from the coding sequence ATGCCGATTCCCATTTCGTACAGTGTACGTAACCTCTGGGCCCGCAAGTACACCACCGCGCTGACCGCGGGTGGGATGGCCCTTGTGGTCTTTGTGTTTGCCGCGGTGATGATGCTCGACGCCGGACTCAAGAAAACGCTCGTGGCCACCGGGCAGCCCAACAACATCCTCGTCACGCGCCGCTCCTCCGGCACAGAGATCCAAAGCGGGGTCTCGCGCGCGCAGGCGGCGATCATAGAGAGCCAACCGGAGATCGCACTCGGCCCAGGCGGGACGCGGATGGCGTCGAAAGAGGTGGTCGTACTGATCACGCAGCCGAAGCGCGGGACCGGCGTGCCGACTAATGTTACCGTGCGCGGGGTGGGCGCGGAGGGTCTCGCCATCCGCCCGCAGGTCGGGGTAATCTCCGGACGGATGTTTCGGCCGGGCAGCACTGAGATCACGGTAGGCAGGAGCATCGCCGAGCGCTTCGACGGCACAGGTATCGGCGAACGGCTGCGTTTTGGCGGCCGCGACTGGACGGTAGTCGGTGTATTCGACGCCGGCGGATCGGCGTTCGACTCTGAGGTGTGGGGCGACGGTGAGCAGATGCTTCAGGCATTCCGACGGACGGCGTTCTCGTCGGTCGCCGCGCGCCTCGCCGACCCGTCGCAGTTTGAGGCGCTGAAGCGGCGACTGGAGTCCGACCCGCGGCTCACACTCGACGTGAAGCGCGAGCGTACCTTCTACGAGGAGCAGTCGCAGGCCATGTCGAACTTCATCAGCTACCTCGGGCTGACCCTCTCGGTCATCTTCTCGGTCGGCGCGATGATCGGCGCGATGATCACCATGTACGCGGCGGTGGCGACCCGCACGTCAGAGATCGGCGCGCTGCGGGTCCTCGGATTCCGGCGGGGCTCGATCCTCGTGGCGTTTCTCGCAGAGGCGCTCTTCCTCGGACTTACCGGCTGGGTGGTAGGGCTGACGTTCGCCTCGGCGATGCAACTCGTCCAGATCTCGACGATGAACTGGCAGTCATTCTCGGAACTGGCCTTCCGGTTCACGCTCACGCCGGAGATCGTCGGAAAGTCGCTCATGTTCGCGCTCACGATGGGGCTGGCCGGCGGGTTTCTGCCCGCGGTGCGCGCGGCGCGCTTAAAGATCGTAGACGCCTTACGGACGGCTTAG
- a CDS encoding DUF882 domain-containing protein, producing MSGSAHHFWTRRSFLKASLASAFLLVGEPAWAQDLIASPVSEGRLSLYNTHTNERLDVTYRDPSGQYDPDALEALDYLLRCHYTNRATKMDVRVIEFVNTVDKQLGGDNEIHVISGFRSPEYNRLLVRKRRGVARHSLHLAGKAIDFRIPGVNPNVIKKTALDLRYGGVGYYPRRGFVHLDSGTFRYW from the coding sequence ATGTCGGGATCGGCTCATCACTTTTGGACACGAAGATCCTTCCTGAAGGCTTCTCTCGCGTCTGCCTTCTTGCTGGTCGGCGAGCCGGCGTGGGCGCAGGATCTGATCGCCTCGCCTGTCTCAGAGGGGAGGCTCTCCCTGTATAACACCCACACAAATGAGCGGCTAGACGTCACCTACAGGGACCCATCCGGCCAATATGACCCGGATGCCTTGGAGGCCCTCGACTATCTCCTTCGTTGTCATTATACGAATCGGGCAACTAAGATGGACGTTCGAGTGATTGAGTTTGTGAATACGGTGGATAAGCAGTTGGGTGGAGACAACGAAATCCACGTCATATCAGGTTTCAGGTCGCCTGAGTACAATCGACTGCTGGTCAGAAAAAGAAGGGGAGTGGCAAGGCATAGCCTTCACCTGGCTGGTAAGGCAATAGATTTTCGCATCCCGGGGGTTAACCCGAATGTGATCAAGAAGACTGCACTCGATCTGAGATATGGTGGCGTGGGCTATTATCCCCGCAGAGGCTTTGTCCATCTGGATTCCGGAACATTCAGGTACTGGTGA
- a CDS encoding L,D-transpeptidase, translating to MSSRPLWRTAALVCFLLFSTPGELRSAGFPPSSRCAIQYPSDARVDWGCRRLRARETLETLFGNQWVDVARFNRIDRRHAFPGIFLKVPKHLEDVANFTPMPQEYPSAAGEAKFILIDLAEQFLGAYEHGRLAFSAPVATGERRNETPAGEFTITAAHHHHHSSRYTIEKTSIPYPMNYALRFYINREGVAFWIHGRDVPGYPASHGCIGLYDEAMQARYYGYPRKPILEDAKILYNWVLSPLPENEKYRILDNGPRMLIVGRAPAPLRRLSQDGPRTRPSSRIAPETAHQTAWPVSPDAAPAR from the coding sequence GTGAGCAGCCGGCCTCTTTGGCGTACTGCCGCTCTCGTCTGCTTCCTCCTGTTCTCTACACCCGGTGAACTCCGGAGCGCGGGTTTCCCTCCTTCTTCGCGATGTGCCATTCAGTATCCCAGTGATGCCAGGGTGGACTGGGGGTGTCGGCGCCTGCGCGCCCGCGAGACGCTGGAAACCCTGTTCGGAAACCAGTGGGTGGATGTGGCCCGATTCAACCGGATCGACCGGCGCCATGCCTTTCCCGGCATCTTTCTAAAGGTTCCCAAGCACCTTGAGGATGTGGCCAATTTCACACCGATGCCTCAGGAGTACCCCTCAGCAGCCGGCGAGGCCAAGTTTATTCTGATCGATCTCGCGGAGCAGTTCCTCGGCGCCTATGAGCATGGTCGACTGGCGTTTTCGGCGCCGGTCGCTACAGGTGAGCGGAGAAACGAAACGCCCGCAGGCGAATTTACTATTACTGCCGCTCACCACCATCACCATTCTTCCCGCTATACCATCGAGAAGACCAGCATCCCGTATCCGATGAACTACGCGCTTCGATTCTACATCAACAGGGAAGGTGTCGCATTCTGGATTCATGGGCGTGACGTTCCCGGATATCCGGCCTCGCACGGCTGCATCGGACTGTACGACGAGGCGATGCAGGCTAGGTACTACGGATATCCCCGCAAACCGATCCTTGAAGATGCCAAGATCCTCTACAACTGGGTACTGTCGCCTCTGCCTGAGAACGAGAAGTATCGGATCCTGGACAATGGGCCACGGATGTTGATTGTAGGGCGTGCGCCGGCCCCGCTGCGACGATTAAGCCAGGACGGCCCACGCACCAGACCCTCCTCTCGAATCGCTCCCGAAACGGCGCATCAAACTGCGTGGCCTGTTTCTCCTGATGCTGCGCCTGCGCGATAA
- a CDS encoding B12-binding domain-containing radical SAM protein: MNILLLSMPDSFEHMPTVTIRMPNAALTSLAGNIDPHHQVAVADLILVQRRVRETIERLVRQINPDVLGLSVMTFQRKTARKIIDLVRSCSPDLRVVVGGYDPSMATEAYTDSSWGSVDFIVRGEGEITFRELLRAIENQSGYDQILGLSYRSGDHFSHNPDRPANSLEDGEIRLSNRDARVLAGYTVLGRQVDVIETSRGCTFDCSFCSIIAMRGRNFHTYPLDRVIADIRDARNHGAQAIFIVDDNIMLNVRRFEALCHTIIDAGLYNIDYTVQAMTSVIANHGEQLAPLMRRAGFRYVFLGIENILDEDLTFLRARRKNIKREDGHTAGNAAIKAIDFLHRHKIYVVGGLIIGNPNDTRASLETNIEFARAYIDWPYIQHPTPYPRTPMTKEFRDHGLIINERLEEYDGTTAIVRSEHLSAEEIEFRRWRADRWMKLRHLPVAFTHSPFFVLHNGLRMLAHLLRGSTLKSLLGLEDPRQAFERYRAIRQAEREYL; the protein is encoded by the coding sequence ATGAACATCCTGCTGCTCTCCATGCCCGATTCATTCGAGCACATGCCGACGGTCACCATCCGGATGCCCAACGCCGCCCTCACGTCCCTCGCCGGCAATATCGATCCCCATCACCAAGTTGCTGTAGCAGACCTGATTCTCGTCCAGCGGCGTGTCCGCGAGACCATCGAGCGGCTCGTGCGCCAGATCAACCCCGATGTGCTCGGACTATCAGTGATGACCTTCCAGCGCAAGACCGCGAGGAAGATCATCGACCTTGTGCGCTCCTGCAGCCCCGATTTGCGCGTTGTCGTCGGCGGCTACGATCCGAGTATGGCCACAGAAGCATATACTGATAGCTCTTGGGGCAGTGTCGACTTCATCGTGCGCGGTGAGGGCGAGATTACCTTCCGCGAGCTCCTGCGTGCCATCGAGAATCAGAGCGGGTACGATCAGATCTTGGGCCTGTCGTACAGGAGCGGCGACCACTTTTCTCACAATCCGGACCGGCCGGCCAACTCCCTCGAAGATGGCGAGATACGGCTGTCCAACCGCGACGCGCGGGTGCTGGCTGGGTACACCGTGCTCGGCCGGCAGGTCGATGTCATCGAAACATCGCGCGGCTGCACCTTCGATTGCAGCTTCTGCTCGATTATCGCGATGCGCGGCCGCAATTTCCACACCTACCCGCTGGACCGGGTGATTGCGGACATCCGCGATGCACGCAACCACGGCGCGCAGGCGATCTTCATTGTCGATGATAATATCATGCTCAATGTGCGGCGGTTCGAGGCGCTCTGCCACACCATCATCGATGCCGGGCTCTACAATATCGACTACACGGTGCAGGCCATGACCTCGGTCATCGCCAATCATGGCGAGCAACTCGCACCGCTTATGCGCCGGGCGGGCTTTCGCTACGTCTTTCTCGGCATCGAGAACATCCTCGATGAGGACCTGACATTCCTGCGTGCCCGCCGCAAAAATATCAAGCGCGAGGACGGTCACACGGCCGGCAATGCTGCGATCAAGGCGATCGACTTTCTACACCGACATAAGATCTACGTGGTCGGCGGGCTGATCATTGGCAATCCGAACGATACCCGCGCCTCCCTTGAGACCAACATCGAGTTTGCCAGAGCGTATATTGACTGGCCGTACATCCAGCATCCGACACCGTATCCGCGCACGCCGATGACCAAGGAGTTTCGCGACCATGGGCTGATCATCAACGAACGGCTCGAAGAGTACGACGGCACGACCGCCATCGTACGAAGCGAGCACCTCTCGGCTGAGGAGATTGAGTTTAGGCGGTGGCGGGCCGACCGGTGGATGAAGCTTCGCCACCTGCCGGTCGCGTTTACGCACAGCCCCTTCTTCGTACTGCATAACGGGCTCCGGATGCTCGCCCACCTGTTGCGCGGCAGCACCCTCAAATCGCTGCTGGGACTCGAAGACCCACGGCAGGCCTTCGAGCGCTATCGCGCCATCCGCCAGGCCGAGCGCGAGTATCTCTGA